One segment of Phaeacidiphilus oryzae TH49 DNA contains the following:
- a CDS encoding histidine phosphatase family protein gives MRHGEVHNPEGVLYGRLPDYHLSDLGKQMAERVADHLADRDVTHVVASPLERAQETAAPIAAAHGLPVATDGRLIEAENVFQGKTFGVGDGSLRNPSHWKHLVNPFRPSWGEPYIEQVVRMMGALGAARDAARGHEAVCVSHQLPIWVTRCFAEHRRLWHDPRKRQCSLASLTSFTFEGDKIVSIGYSEPARDLLPAKLAGKGFGA, from the coding sequence ATGCGGCACGGCGAGGTGCACAACCCGGAGGGCGTCCTCTACGGGCGGCTGCCCGACTACCACCTCTCCGACCTCGGCAAGCAGATGGCGGAGCGGGTCGCCGACCATCTCGCGGACCGGGACGTCACGCATGTGGTGGCCTCGCCGCTGGAGCGGGCGCAGGAGACGGCGGCGCCGATCGCGGCCGCCCACGGGCTCCCGGTCGCCACGGACGGGCGGCTGATCGAGGCGGAGAACGTCTTCCAGGGGAAGACCTTCGGGGTCGGGGACGGTTCGCTGCGGAACCCCTCGCACTGGAAGCACCTGGTCAACCCGTTCCGGCCGTCCTGGGGCGAGCCGTACATCGAGCAGGTCGTGCGGATGATGGGGGCGCTGGGGGCGGCCCGGGACGCGGCGCGCGGCCACGAGGCGGTGTGCGTCAGCCACCAGCTGCCGATCTGGGTCACGCGGTGCTTCGCCGAGCATCGGCGGCTGTGGCACGACCCGCGGAAGCGGCAGTGCTCGCTGGCCAGCCTGACGAGCTTCACCTTCGAGGGCGACAAGATCGTCTCGATCGGCTACAGCGAGCCGGCGCGGGATCTGCTCCCCGCGAAGCTCGCCGGCAAGGGCTTCGGCGCGTAG
- a CDS encoding TlpA family protein disulfide reductase translates to MRASSHARRTTIGAAALVGAAALVLTGCAGSSNSASSSGDNTQFVQGNGAITTVAADKRKPAPALAGKDIDGRQLSLARYKGEVVVLNVWGSWCAPCRAEADGLEATAKEFQGKGVQFVGINTRDTSAGNAQAFARTHHMSYPSFYDPSGDLVGEFPAGSLNPQAIPSTLVLDRQGRIAVRALSALTQSQLESMIKPIVAEK, encoded by the coding sequence ATGCGCGCATCCAGCCACGCCCGTCGGACGACGATCGGCGCCGCCGCTCTCGTCGGCGCCGCAGCCCTGGTCCTCACCGGTTGCGCCGGGAGCAGCAACTCGGCGTCCAGCTCCGGTGACAACACCCAGTTCGTCCAGGGCAACGGCGCCATCACCACGGTGGCCGCGGACAAGCGCAAGCCCGCCCCGGCGCTGGCCGGCAAGGACATCGACGGGCGGCAGCTGAGCCTGGCCCGGTACAAGGGCGAGGTCGTGGTGCTCAACGTGTGGGGCTCCTGGTGCGCCCCCTGCCGCGCCGAGGCCGACGGCCTGGAGGCGACCGCGAAGGAGTTCCAGGGCAAGGGCGTCCAGTTCGTCGGGATCAACACCCGGGACACCTCCGCGGGCAACGCCCAGGCCTTCGCCCGCACCCACCACATGAGCTACCCCAGCTTCTACGACCCCTCCGGCGACCTGGTCGGCGAGTTCCCGGCCGGCAGCCTCAACCCGCAGGCCATCCCGTCCACCCTGGTGCTGGACCGTCAGGGCCGGATCGCCGTCCGGGCGTTGAGCGCGCTGACCCAGTCGCAGCTGGAGAGCATGATCAAGCCGATCGTCGCGGAGAAGTAG